One part of the Desulfuromonas sp. genome encodes these proteins:
- a CDS encoding MOSC domain-containing protein — MTESIVAVCTSDKKGIQKTPVQSIVLREDHGIVGDAHAGGGDRQVSLLAGESVDKMREKGLALGAGAFGENIVTRGIALTSLPVGTRLRLGEALLEVSRIGKECHSRCAIYYQAGDCVMPKEGIFARVVEGGSVKAGDPISIPLVA, encoded by the coding sequence ATGACGGAGAGCATCGTGGCCGTATGTACCAGCGACAAGAAGGGGATCCAGAAGACCCCGGTCCAATCGATCGTCCTTCGAGAAGATCACGGGATCGTCGGCGATGCCCATGCCGGCGGCGGGGACCGTCAAGTCAGCCTGCTGGCCGGGGAGAGCGTGGACAAAATGCGAGAAAAAGGGCTCGCCCTCGGGGCGGGGGCCTTCGGCGAAAATATCGTCACCAGGGGCATTGCCCTGACGTCGCTGCCGGTGGGAACCCGGTTGCGACTTGGTGAAGCGCTTCTCGAGGTCAGCCGCATCGGCAAGGAATGCCACAGCAGGTGCGCCATCTATTACCAGGCCGGCGATTGCGTCATGCCGAAAGAAGGGATTTTCGCCCGCGTTGTCGAGGGCGGCTCGGTCAAAGCCGGGGATCCGATATCAATACCTCTGGTCGCCTAA
- a CDS encoding twin-arginine translocase TatA/TatE family subunit yields MFGLGTQEMLIILALVLVVFGAGKLPQVGGALGKGLRNFKEGVKEEGIAEVKSLEDGDKA; encoded by the coding sequence ATGTTCGGATTGGGAACCCAGGAAATGCTCATCATTCTTGCCCTGGTGCTCGTTGTTTTTGGCGCCGGAAAGCTTCCCCAGGTAGGAGGGGCGCTCGGCAAAGGTCTCCGGAACTTCAAGGAAGGTGTCAAGGAAGAAGGGATTGCGGAGGTCAAAAGCCTGGAAGACGGCGACAAGGCCTAG
- the moaC gene encoding cyclic pyranopterin monophosphate synthase MoaC has translation MSFNHFDAQGQAVMVDVSAKKKSLRIAIAEATVRMQPQTLAAILEATVSKGDVLGVARLAGIGAAKKTPDLIPLSHPLALHGITINFEPDPATGTVRVESRVKAYERTGVEMEAMVAASVAALTVYDMCKGADKGISIGEVSLLYKEGGKSGVYRRGDNR, from the coding sequence ATGTCTTTCAATCATTTCGACGCGCAGGGCCAGGCCGTCATGGTCGATGTCAGCGCCAAGAAGAAGTCCCTGCGGATCGCGATCGCCGAAGCCACGGTCCGGATGCAGCCGCAAACCCTCGCCGCGATCCTTGAAGCCACGGTCAGCAAAGGGGACGTTCTGGGGGTTGCCCGACTGGCGGGCATCGGTGCGGCCAAGAAAACCCCGGACCTGATCCCCCTGTCCCATCCCCTGGCCCTTCACGGGATCACCATAAACTTCGAACCGGACCCGGCCACCGGGACGGTGCGGGTGGAGAGCCGGGTCAAGGCCTATGAGCGGACCGGAGTGGAGATGGAGGCCATGGTCGCCGCTTCGGTGGCCGCCCTGACGGTCTACGACATGTGCAAGGGAGCCGACAAGGGCATCTCCATCGGCGAGGTCTCCCTGCTCTACAAGGAAGGCGGGAAGAGCGGCGTTTACCGCCGGGGGGATAACAGATGA
- a CDS encoding MogA/MoaB family molybdenum cofactor biosynthesis protein, which produces MKGYILTVSDKGSRGERLDASGPALAEWLEERGVRVQKVEVVPDEEERIADRLRVWADTEDAEIILTTGGTGVSPRDVTPEATLQVVERVIPGFGELMRRKSLEKTPMATLSRALAGIRKGSLIINLPGSPGGAVENLEAVWEAVPHAVAKIRGDQSDCVPFRHPTG; this is translated from the coding sequence ATGAAAGGATATATTCTGACCGTCAGCGACAAGGGATCCCGCGGGGAGCGGCTGGACGCCAGCGGACCGGCCCTGGCCGAGTGGCTGGAGGAGCGGGGGGTGAGAGTGCAGAAGGTGGAGGTCGTCCCCGACGAGGAAGAGCGAATTGCCGACCGGCTCCGGGTCTGGGCCGATACCGAGGATGCCGAAATCATCCTGACCACCGGGGGGACCGGGGTCTCGCCCCGGGACGTAACTCCCGAGGCGACCCTGCAGGTGGTCGAGCGGGTCATCCCCGGTTTCGGCGAACTGATGAGGCGGAAGAGCCTGGAGAAAACCCCCATGGCGACCCTGTCCCGGGCCCTGGCCGGGATCAGGAAAGGGTCTCTGATCATCAACCTGCCGGGCAGCCCCGGCGGGGCGGTGGAAAACCTGGAGGCGGTCTGGGAGGCCGTTCCCCATGCGGTGGCCAAAATCAGGGGCGATCAGAGCGATTGCGTACCCTTCCGGCACCCGACAGGGTGA
- a CDS encoding MopE-related protein — MKCNQKSINLWRQIILCAVMIISVHQFGMKESHGAVFYVPDDHTTIQGAIVAASADDEIVVRAGTYLENINYQGKAITLRSENGPEATIIDGGGSGSVVTFDSGEGEDSVLEGFTITNGYWSVGGGIRCIDSASTISNCIISNNTASSGGGMYFSGYLPTNANIKDSMITGNTSSIRGGGIHMNGRSDNPLKMIKISNSHISDNVAEVSNGGGIYCYKSWPEIVNSVIDGNSANTSGGGIFFNWTNKAFLKQSVVSNNSSLTDGGGICTYNASPTITNSIVASNTATLDGGGAFSYVLQGESYDVFITNSTFTENHASGAGGALYDSSQSMTVINSILWGDTDSCGSKEIKGNGTDVVYSNVQGGATGEGNISLDPLFKGDGSYRLSTNSPCIDVVTSDTVTYPTLPVDDIDGDLRPLADGYDMGADEYSCSDPEQNYPSSVISSPVNDSTIVGPDYAIIGTASDVGCNSGIDFIEVSTDGGTEWEIAQGTSAWSFQWTIPQGGVYVVMSRATDIDGNVEIVGDGKIVTVDYDGDGSVLPEDCDDTDSLIHPQGIEICDNKDNNCDGEIDEGPAADTSCDNGLFCDGVEYCGENGSCQSSFEVCADDGNPCTDDCDEVNDMCSYTCNANSFSDSCCEDALCSSGPVCTSNEVYVYGGNSIQTAFNDAVSGTVLKIEAGEFYENLFLQGIDKSVTLSGGWDYDFLDNSLGITTVRDGSSGTVPTLVISGGASVKIDKIKLR, encoded by the coding sequence GTGAAATGTAATCAGAAAAGTATTAATCTCTGGCGGCAAATCATATTATGCGCAGTAATGATTATTTCAGTTCATCAGTTTGGTATGAAAGAGTCTCATGGAGCAGTCTTCTATGTTCCGGACGATCATACTACCATTCAAGGTGCTATTGTCGCTGCTTCTGCTGATGATGAAATTGTTGTTCGCGCCGGGACTTACCTTGAAAATATCAATTATCAGGGCAAGGCCATTACCCTTCGCAGTGAAAACGGCCCTGAAGCGACAATCATCGATGGTGGGGGCTCAGGGTCCGTAGTAACCTTTGACTCAGGGGAAGGGGAGGATTCTGTTCTGGAAGGATTCACCATAACCAATGGTTATTGGTCTGTAGGGGGTGGAATTCGTTGTATTGACTCGGCATCCACCATTTCAAATTGTATCATATCAAATAACACCGCCTCATCAGGAGGCGGCATGTATTTTTCTGGATACCTTCCGACCAATGCAAACATCAAAGATAGTATGATTACCGGGAATACCTCTTCTATTAGGGGTGGTGGAATTCATATGAACGGACGATCAGACAATCCTTTAAAAATGATAAAAATAAGCAACTCACATATTTCTGACAACGTGGCTGAAGTAAGTAACGGTGGGGGAATATACTGTTATAAGTCATGGCCTGAAATAGTAAACAGTGTGATTGATGGCAACAGTGCAAATACTTCTGGCGGGGGCATTTTTTTTAATTGGACGAATAAGGCTTTTTTGAAACAAAGTGTTGTTTCAAACAACTCAAGTTTAACTGATGGCGGAGGGATATGCACTTATAACGCCTCTCCGACCATTACCAACAGTATTGTTGCCAGTAATACTGCAACACTGGATGGGGGTGGAGCTTTTTCATATGTCTTGCAGGGTGAAAGTTATGATGTTTTTATCACTAATTCGACATTCACTGAGAATCATGCCTCAGGTGCCGGTGGAGCGCTTTATGATTCCAGCCAATCGATGACTGTAATCAACAGTATCCTGTGGGGTGATACCGACAGTTGCGGGTCTAAAGAAATAAAAGGCAATGGTACCGATGTTGTGTATTCAAATGTTCAAGGAGGAGCAACCGGAGAAGGAAATATCAGCCTAGATCCTCTTTTCAAGGGGGACGGGAGTTACCGCTTGTCAACTAACTCTCCCTGTATTGATGTCGTAACCTCTGATACGGTAACCTATCCGACGCTCCCTGTTGATGATATTGACGGGGATCTGCGTCCACTGGCGGATGGGTATGATATGGGAGCAGACGAATATAGTTGTTCAGACCCAGAACAAAATTATCCATCATCCGTTATTTCATCACCGGTTAATGACTCGACTATAGTTGGACCTGACTACGCAATTATCGGAACAGCATCTGATGTTGGCTGCAATAGTGGAATAGATTTCATCGAGGTTTCAACTGATGGTGGAACTGAATGGGAGATTGCCCAAGGCACGTCCGCCTGGAGTTTTCAATGGACTATCCCCCAAGGTGGTGTTTATGTAGTAATGTCTAGGGCAACTGATATCGATGGTAATGTCGAAATTGTCGGTGATGGTAAAATTGTAACAGTCGATTATGATGGAGATGGAAGTGTACTTCCTGAAGATTGTGATGACACAGATTCACTGATACATCCGCAGGGAATCGAAATATGTGACAACAAAGATAACAATTGCGATGGCGAGATTGATGAGGGTCCTGCAGCAGATACATCATGTGATAATGGGTTGTTCTGTGATGGTGTTGAATATTGTGGTGAAAATGGATCCTGTCAATCGAGTTTCGAGGTATGTGCCGATGATGGGAATCCGTGTACCGACGATTGTGATGAGGTAAATGATATGTGCTCATATACCTGTAATGCCAACAGTTTTAGTGATTCGTGCTGTGAGGATGCTCTGTGTTCTTCAGGGCCGGTCTGTACATCTAATGAAGTTTACGTATATGGCGGGAATTCAATCCAAACCGCTTTTAATGATGCTGTATCCGGTACAGTTCTCAAAATCGAAGCTGGGGAGTTTTATGAAAATCTGTTTTTGCAGGGTATTGACAAGAGCGTGACTCTCAGTGGTGGTTGGGATTATGATTTTTTAGATAATAGTTTAGGAATAACAACCGTGCGGGATGGTTCTTCCGGGACTGTGCCGACTTTAGTGATCAGCGGAGGGGCATCGGTAAAGATAGATAAAATTAAACTCCGGTAA
- a CDS encoding OmcA/MtrC family decaheme c-type cytochrome produces the protein MRWLLIVVCLLAMVLVLPGCEGDDGNDGAPGTPGADGVDGKDGLPGSALIDASTVPDFILETFEVESEITAVSIASPPVVEFAVKTSDGLPITGIGALWQASDRFVRFTIAKLVPGTNGDPDSWVAYTRDVTNDGSTRPDYDTGTLVDNGDGTYVFTFNTDVANVSGVPYEPSLTHRVAGQIGSSSSALKPQNLFLDFIPDGSPVTNTRNIAVIESCNECHEGLLFHGRRFIVEYCVNCHNPDLALTESGVAEGNMSFMIHRLHRAGAFDVLDGGFESEATYPQDVRNCRKCHNGDDAATPEGFNWKNMPNLAGCGGCHTQFEDGTHTGGPQSDNSGCAGCHPSDAIEGYHQTNNVTPNNPSIPDDQRAIAYELLGAAAANGQLTVDFRISSDGEPLDMNSLPSDLALPGRWPGFRLAYALPQSGIDEPADYNNLGESGGQPLSADIGDLVDAGEVTCSDGICTAVFADPIPAGATLRAVGLQGYFRQDVDEDGTYEYALHTTSVVIPLDGDTPRRVVVDNEKCAACHEFFEGHGGNRNYDIAICAMCHVPNLTSSGRAVDPVDAENRPSDAFEQLGLPTTDWPEDTNNLKDMIHGIHASAQRSTDYEFVRGRNDGIYYDWAHVTFPAEEGTRNCLVCHLEGTYELPLAGDLLPTTVRTTTAADGLDTDFNIVDAARDTVPNDSDWVNSITASTCYYCHDSELAAIHMSQNGGFISVANPDVGEFTQRQELDPAESCAVCHGPGKSADVNVVHGLE, from the coding sequence TTGCGCTGGTTACTTATAGTGGTTTGCCTGTTGGCAATGGTTCTTGTGTTGCCCGGCTGCGAGGGGGATGACGGCAATGACGGCGCTCCCGGAACGCCCGGGGCTGACGGGGTCGACGGCAAGGACGGCCTGCCCGGTTCCGCTCTGATCGATGCCTCGACCGTTCCCGATTTCATTCTGGAGACGTTCGAGGTTGAATCCGAGATCACTGCGGTGTCGATCGCCAGCCCGCCGGTGGTCGAGTTTGCCGTGAAGACCAGCGACGGGCTACCGATCACCGGTATCGGCGCCCTCTGGCAGGCGTCGGATCGCTTTGTCCGTTTCACCATCGCCAAGCTGGTACCGGGGACCAACGGGGATCCGGACAGCTGGGTGGCCTATACCCGCGATGTCACCAACGACGGCTCGACCCGTCCCGATTACGACACCGGTACGCTGGTGGATAACGGAGACGGGACCTATGTCTTTACCTTCAACACCGATGTTGCGAACGTCAGCGGCGTTCCTTATGAGCCGAGCCTGACCCACCGCGTCGCCGGGCAGATCGGCAGCAGCAGTTCCGCACTCAAGCCGCAGAACCTCTTCCTCGATTTCATTCCCGACGGCAGTCCTGTGACCAATACCCGGAACATTGCCGTGATCGAGTCCTGCAACGAGTGCCATGAGGGCCTGCTCTTCCATGGCCGCCGGTTCATCGTCGAGTACTGCGTCAACTGCCACAACCCCGACCTGGCGCTCACCGAAAGCGGTGTGGCCGAGGGTAACATGTCTTTCATGATCCACCGGCTTCACAGGGCCGGGGCCTTCGACGTGCTTGACGGCGGTTTCGAGTCGGAGGCCACCTATCCGCAGGATGTCCGCAATTGCCGCAAGTGCCACAACGGCGACGACGCAGCCACTCCCGAAGGCTTCAACTGGAAGAACATGCCGAACCTGGCGGGCTGCGGCGGCTGCCACACCCAATTCGAGGACGGGACCCATACCGGCGGTCCGCAGTCGGACAACAGCGGCTGTGCCGGCTGCCACCCGTCCGATGCCATCGAGGGATACCACCAGACCAACAACGTGACCCCGAACAACCCGAGCATCCCGGACGACCAGCGGGCGATCGCATATGAGCTCCTCGGCGCCGCGGCGGCAAACGGCCAGCTGACGGTCGACTTCCGCATCTCCTCGGACGGCGAACCGCTGGACATGAACAGCCTGCCGTCGGATCTCGCCCTGCCCGGTCGCTGGCCGGGATTCCGGCTGGCCTACGCCCTGCCGCAGAGCGGCATCGACGAGCCGGCCGACTACAACAACCTCGGCGAAAGCGGCGGCCAGCCGCTTTCCGCGGACATCGGCGACCTGGTCGATGCCGGGGAAGTCACCTGCAGCGACGGCATCTGTACGGCGGTGTTCGCCGACCCGATCCCGGCGGGCGCGACGTTGCGCGCCGTCGGCCTGCAGGGCTATTTCCGCCAGGATGTCGACGAGGACGGAACGTACGAGTATGCCCTGCATACGACTTCGGTAGTCATTCCGCTGGATGGTGATACCCCCCGCCGGGTGGTTGTCGACAACGAGAAATGCGCGGCCTGCCATGAGTTCTTCGAAGGGCACGGCGGCAACCGCAACTACGACATCGCGATCTGCGCCATGTGCCACGTTCCCAACCTAACGAGTAGTGGTCGAGCCGTCGATCCTGTGGACGCGGAAAATCGTCCATCGGATGCGTTCGAGCAGCTTGGCCTGCCGACCACGGACTGGCCGGAGGACACCAACAACCTCAAAGACATGATCCACGGCATCCACGCTTCGGCCCAGCGTTCGACCGATTACGAGTTCGTTCGCGGGCGCAACGACGGCATCTACTACGACTGGGCCCATGTGACCTTCCCGGCCGAGGAGGGGACCAGAAACTGCCTCGTCTGTCACCTGGAGGGGACCTATGAGCTGCCGCTGGCCGGCGACCTGTTACCGACCACGGTGCGGACCACCACCGCGGCGGATGGCCTCGACACCGACTTCAACATTGTCGACGCAGCCCGAGACACCGTTCCGAACGATTCTGACTGGGTCAATTCGATCACGGCTTCGACCTGTTACTACTGCCACGACAGCGAACTGGCGGCCATCCACATGTCCCAGAACGGCGGATTCATCAGTGTCGCCAACCCGGATGTCGGCGAGTTCACGCAGCGGCAGGAGCTGGATCCCGCCGAGTCCTGTGCCGTCTGTCACGGTCCGGGCAAGTCTGCGGACGTGAACGTGGTTCACGGACTCGAATAG
- the ftnA gene encoding non-heme ferritin, whose translation MLSKTIVDQLNEQIALELYSSNLYLQMSALAEVKGLGGCGAFLRAQAREELEHMYRLFKYVYETGALPVIGEIKAPPTEAVSVSKLFENVYEHEKFITSKINALMDSAIKENDHSTVNFLQWYVSEQHEEEHLFHMILEKIENIGEEGSGVYFIDRAVGELLRKK comes from the coding sequence ATGCTGAGCAAAACAATAGTCGACCAGTTGAATGAACAGATAGCCCTGGAACTCTACTCATCCAACCTCTACCTCCAGATGAGCGCCCTGGCCGAGGTCAAAGGATTGGGTGGATGCGGTGCGTTCCTGCGCGCCCAGGCGAGGGAGGAACTGGAGCACATGTACCGCCTGTTCAAATATGTCTACGAAACCGGCGCCCTGCCGGTCATCGGGGAGATCAAAGCCCCTCCCACCGAAGCCGTTTCGGTGAGCAAACTGTTCGAAAACGTGTACGAGCACGAGAAGTTCATTACCAGCAAGATCAACGCCCTTATGGACAGCGCCATCAAGGAAAACGACCACTCCACGGTGAACTTCCTTCAGTGGTACGTCTCCGAACAGCATGAGGAGGAGCACCTGTTCCACATGATCCTCGAAAAGATCGAAAACATCGGAGAGGAAGGCAGCGGTGTCTATTTCATCGACCGCGCCGTCGGTGAACTGCTGCGCAAGAAGTAA